A window from Planococcus maritimus encodes these proteins:
- a CDS encoding YjiH family protein, which yields MTSIPKEKQALSPSATWKFIIPSLIGALLFLVPVSYEGQITIGVGILASFLLSTFGEWIPGFILILLGFSAFSGLAATIAKPAFIRNSEMLRPIFIIGPVSLAIRFIGFAVGVMAFYEVGPEAIASRNTGGVVLYDLAPVLLTWFLFAGILLPLLVEFGLMEFVGTLLNKVMRPVFTLPGRSSIDAMASWMGAAPVGVLVTMKQYDEGYYTKREAAVIATTFSIASVAFSLVVANVIGIGHLFLPFYLAVSVACLVAAVIMPRIPPLSRKTDTYREGVGKQIDDTVPENVSLVKWGFEAARLKASRAASGKKLAQSGIGTVMDIWLGLIPLVMALGTAALIVAEYTPIFRIIAYPLIPLLTVLGLPEAAQAAPTLLVGFADMFLPAVLGSGIESDLTKFVIAGMSLTQLIYMSEIGILILKSNIPVKFWELLVIFLLRTVITLPVIVLFAHLFA from the coding sequence ATGACTAGCATTCCAAAAGAGAAACAGGCTTTATCGCCATCTGCCACATGGAAATTCATCATCCCATCACTAATCGGTGCGCTCTTATTTTTGGTACCTGTTTCGTATGAGGGTCAAATTACAATAGGAGTCGGCATTTTGGCTTCTTTCTTGCTCAGCACATTCGGCGAGTGGATTCCTGGCTTCATTCTAATTCTTCTTGGTTTCTCAGCGTTCTCAGGCCTGGCAGCGACAATCGCAAAGCCTGCCTTTATCCGTAATTCCGAGATGCTGCGCCCAATTTTCATTATCGGCCCTGTCAGCTTGGCCATTCGTTTTATCGGGTTTGCGGTTGGCGTCATGGCATTCTATGAAGTCGGCCCTGAAGCGATCGCTTCGCGCAATACAGGCGGCGTTGTGCTTTATGACCTGGCGCCGGTGCTCTTGACTTGGTTCTTGTTTGCCGGCATCTTGTTGCCGCTGCTCGTTGAATTCGGCTTGATGGAATTCGTTGGAACTTTGCTCAATAAAGTGATGCGTCCGGTGTTCACACTTCCAGGCCGTTCGTCGATCGATGCCATGGCCTCCTGGATGGGCGCGGCACCAGTAGGAGTACTTGTAACGATGAAACAGTATGACGAAGGCTACTACACAAAACGGGAAGCGGCTGTCATTGCAACAACGTTTTCAATCGCTTCGGTCGCCTTTAGTTTAGTAGTCGCAAACGTCATTGGCATCGGTCATTTATTCCTGCCGTTTTATCTGGCAGTTTCAGTTGCCTGCCTCGTTGCAGCAGTCATCATGCCGCGCATTCCGCCTTTGTCTCGTAAAACTGATACATACCGCGAAGGTGTCGGCAAACAAATTGACGACACGGTTCCAGAAAATGTGTCTTTGGTCAAATGGGGCTTTGAAGCAGCCCGTCTGAAAGCGAGTCGTGCTGCTAGCGGCAAGAAGCTGGCGCAGTCTGGCATCGGGACGGTCATGGACATTTGGCTAGGGTTGATACCGTTGGTGATGGCGCTGGGGACGGCCGCCTTAATCGTTGCGGAATATACGCCAATTTTCCGGATTATCGCATATCCGCTCATCCCACTACTGACAGTGCTAGGCTTGCCAGAAGCAGCTCAAGCTGCACCGACCTTACTGGTTGGATTTGCGGACATGTTCTTGCCTGCTGTTCTTGGCAGTGGCATCGAGAGCGACCTGACGAAATTCGTCATCGCTGGTATGTCGCTCACGCAATTGATTTATATGTCTGAAATTGGCATCTTGATTTTGAAATCAAATATCCCGGTGAAGTTCTGGGAGCTATTGGTGATTTTCCTATTGCGCACAGTGATTACCTTGCCGGTCATCGTCCTGTTCGCTCACCTGTTCGCTTAA
- the galU gene encoding UTP--glucose-1-phosphate uridylyltransferase GalU — translation MKITKAIIPAAGLGTRFLPATKAMPKEMLPIVDKPTIQYIVEEAIASGITSIIIVTGKGKRAIEDHFDHAFELEHLLKEQGKLDMLDSVLATSEVEIHYIRQKQPLGLGHAIWSARHFIGDEPFAVLLGDDIVQNDPPALLQLVEQFEKTGSPVIGVKEVSDSETHRYGIIAPSEIEGSVMKVDHFVEKPAPGHAPSNFAIMGRYVLTPEIFQLLAEQQPGAGGEIQLTDAIGKLNAIRPVLGFAFDGKRYDVGEKYGFIETTIEFALQRPELKARLLELFEQKLAEEKTGQ, via the coding sequence ATGAAGATTACTAAAGCAATCATTCCGGCGGCGGGCCTTGGTACCCGTTTTTTGCCGGCAACCAAAGCGATGCCCAAAGAAATGCTGCCGATTGTCGACAAGCCGACGATCCAATACATTGTAGAAGAAGCAATCGCCTCTGGCATCACGAGCATTATCATCGTCACGGGTAAGGGTAAGCGGGCCATTGAAGATCATTTCGACCATGCCTTTGAACTTGAACACTTACTAAAAGAACAAGGAAAGCTCGACATGCTGGACTCGGTCTTGGCGACATCTGAAGTGGAAATCCATTACATCCGCCAAAAACAGCCGCTCGGCCTCGGCCATGCCATTTGGTCAGCGCGCCACTTTATTGGAGATGAGCCGTTTGCGGTGTTGCTTGGGGATGATATTGTCCAAAACGATCCACCAGCGCTTCTTCAATTGGTGGAGCAATTTGAAAAAACAGGGAGCCCGGTCATTGGCGTCAAGGAGGTCAGCGATAGCGAAACGCATCGTTACGGCATCATTGCCCCGTCTGAAATCGAGGGCTCCGTTATGAAAGTCGACCATTTTGTTGAAAAGCCGGCGCCGGGACATGCGCCTTCCAATTTTGCCATCATGGGCAGGTATGTGCTGACGCCGGAAATTTTTCAATTGCTGGCTGAACAGCAACCCGGTGCGGGTGGGGAGATCCAATTGACAGACGCCATCGGAAAATTGAACGCAATTCGTCCAGTCCTGGGGTTTGCTTTTGACGGCAAGCGCTACGATGTAGGCGAGAAATACGGGTTTATCGAAACGACGATCGAGTTTGCCCTTCAACGCCCTGAATTGAAAGCTCGGCTATTGGAGTTATTCGAACAGAAATTAGCCGAAGAAAAGACGGGACAATAG
- a CDS encoding glycosyltransferase: MNIIITATVVLFWILLLFYSAVTIGGVWYRLRFRNPPKAKHYPSVAVLIPAHNEEIVIENTLRAMARLRYEGKLDVYLLDDSSKDGTAAIVQEFAEVFSRIHYIPVPPGNPKGKSRVLNYGLSVTESDYFVVYDADNEPEPDALEKLVQAAEAVPNAAGAVGYVKTKNVDTNILTRMIALEFQVFQLLMQCGRWALFRLGSLAGTNMLLRRSVIEKLGGYDVYALAEDAELTVRLTAAGYVLPVIPTSRTWEQEPETLKAFIKQRTRWLTGNLYLLEKSIKDRSHWRGKTFVLSLQHLFTYLIFVLMLLISDVFFILSVAGVDIPNIGAPLMMLWFMTYIVYTAQLLSALVIDRNVSLTNVLYILVMYFTYAQLFILLLIRSVSTYTWSKLRKKTIAWDKTQRFKGRVDS, translated from the coding sequence ATGAATATAATCATCACCGCCACTGTCGTCCTGTTTTGGATTTTGCTGCTGTTCTATTCCGCGGTGACAATCGGAGGCGTTTGGTACCGGCTGCGGTTCCGCAATCCGCCGAAGGCCAAGCATTATCCGAGCGTGGCCGTGTTGATTCCAGCGCATAATGAAGAAATCGTCATCGAAAATACATTGCGTGCCATGGCGCGGCTGAGATATGAAGGAAAGCTTGATGTTTACTTATTGGATGATAGTTCGAAGGATGGGACGGCTGCCATCGTCCAGGAATTCGCGGAAGTCTTTTCGCGCATCCATTATATTCCCGTGCCGCCCGGCAATCCAAAAGGCAAATCACGGGTCTTGAACTATGGGTTGAGCGTGACGGAGTCGGATTATTTCGTGGTTTATGATGCTGATAATGAACCAGAACCAGATGCTTTGGAGAAATTGGTCCAGGCGGCAGAAGCGGTGCCGAATGCGGCAGGTGCTGTCGGGTACGTCAAAACCAAGAATGTGGATACGAATATATTGACCCGAATGATCGCGCTCGAATTCCAAGTGTTCCAGCTGCTTATGCAATGCGGGCGTTGGGCACTTTTCAGACTTGGGTCTCTCGCAGGGACCAATATGCTTTTGCGCCGTTCGGTCATTGAAAAGCTGGGAGGCTATGACGTATACGCGCTGGCAGAAGATGCCGAGCTCACGGTCCGCTTGACTGCAGCAGGTTATGTATTGCCGGTGATCCCGACTTCGCGTACGTGGGAGCAGGAGCCCGAGACCTTGAAAGCCTTCATCAAACAGCGAACACGCTGGTTAACGGGGAATCTCTATTTACTGGAGAAATCGATAAAGGATCGGTCGCATTGGAGAGGAAAAACTTTCGTGCTCAGTTTACAGCATCTCTTCACATACCTGATTTTCGTATTGATGTTGCTGATATCGGATGTTTTCTTCATCTTGAGCGTTGCTGGGGTGGATATCCCGAATATCGGGGCGCCGCTCATGATGTTATGGTTCATGACTTATATAGTTTACACTGCACAGCTTCTAAGTGCGCTGGTCATTGATCGCAATGTATCACTGACCAATGTGCTGTACATTTTGGTCATGTATTTCACTTATGCCCAATTGTTCATCCTGCTATTGATCCGCAGTGTCTCTACTTATACATGGAGCAAATTGCGCAAAAAAACAATCGCCTGGGACAAAACCCAGCGTTTCAAAGGGAGAGTGGATTCATGA